The Flavobacterium piscisymbiosum genome includes a region encoding these proteins:
- a CDS encoding SatD family protein: MTSVITGDIIGSRQQTSKHWVEDLKKILSPFGETPSQWEVYRGDEFQIEIKNPEEALRSAILIKSHLRAIKLDARMSIGFGDKTHEAEKISESNGGAFIHSGELFETLKKQKVTLAMRTGDAVFDEKLNLMLQLALTFMDNWLAQQAEFLVAAIENPTLSQEELGQKLGINQAAVSRRQKRAQFDLVLQLDRYFRTQIKQLITP, encoded by the coding sequence ATGACAAGCGTAATTACCGGAGATATTATTGGCTCAAGACAACAAACATCTAAACATTGGGTAGAAGATTTGAAAAAAATCCTGTCTCCGTTTGGAGAAACGCCAAGTCAGTGGGAAGTTTACAGAGGCGATGAATTTCAGATCGAAATCAAAAATCCCGAAGAAGCGTTAAGGTCTGCAATTTTAATAAAGTCGCATTTACGAGCTATAAAATTAGATGCCCGAATGAGTATAGGTTTTGGTGATAAAACGCATGAAGCAGAGAAAATATCCGAAAGTAATGGTGGTGCTTTTATTCATTCAGGAGAACTTTTTGAAACTTTAAAAAAACAAAAGGTAACTTTAGCCATGAGAACCGGTGATGCCGTTTTTGATGAAAAGCTAAATTTGATGCTTCAGCTGGCTTTGACCTTTATGGACAACTGGCTGGCACAACAGGCTGAATTTTTAGTAGCTGCAATTGAAAACCCTACGTTGTCGCAAGAAGAATTAGGGCAAAAATTAGGCATCAATCAAGCTGCGGTGAGCCGTAGACAAAAGCGTGCACAATTTGATTTGGTACTGCAATTAGATCGTTATTTTAGAACCCAAATAAAACAACTTATAACGCCATGA
- a CDS encoding hydroxymethylglutaryl-CoA lyase, which yields MNKEIKIIECPRDAMQGIKTFIPTKNKVSYIQALLRVGFDTIDFGSFVSPKAIPQMQDTAEVLAQLDLSQTTSKLLAIIANTQGAAAAAEHEPIQYLGFPFSISENFQMRNTHKTIAESLVTLEEILEIADKKNKEVVTYLSMGFGNPYGDPWNVEIVGEWTEKLAGMGVKILSLSDTVGSSTPEVITHLFSNLIPKYPQIEFGAHLHTTPNSWFEKIDAASKAGCTRFDGAIQGFGGCPMATDKLTGNMPTEKLISYFTSNKKSTGLNSLSFESAYNEASKLFGKFH from the coding sequence TTGAATAAAGAAATCAAGATTATCGAATGTCCACGTGATGCTATGCAAGGCATCAAAACTTTTATACCCACTAAAAACAAGGTTTCTTATATACAAGCTTTGCTTAGGGTAGGATTTGATACGATAGATTTTGGGAGTTTTGTATCTCCAAAAGCGATTCCGCAAATGCAGGATACTGCTGAGGTTTTGGCACAACTTGATTTATCGCAAACTACAAGCAAATTGCTGGCTATAATTGCCAATACGCAAGGTGCTGCAGCGGCGGCAGAACATGAACCAATTCAATATTTAGGATTTCCTTTTTCGATATCCGAGAATTTTCAGATGCGAAATACCCATAAAACCATTGCTGAATCTTTAGTAACACTAGAAGAAATTCTTGAAATTGCCGATAAAAAAAACAAAGAAGTAGTAACCTATCTTTCAATGGGTTTCGGGAATCCTTACGGAGATCCGTGGAATGTTGAAATCGTTGGCGAATGGACAGAAAAGCTTGCAGGAATGGGCGTGAAGATCTTATCACTTTCGGACACCGTTGGCAGTTCTACGCCCGAAGTAATTACGCATCTTTTTTCAAACTTAATTCCTAAATATCCTCAAATAGAATTTGGGGCACATTTGCACACTACTCCCAATAGTTGGTTCGAAAAAATAGATGCAGCATCAAAAGCAGGCTGTACCCGTTTTGATGGTGCTATTCAAGGATTTGGCGGATGCCCAATGGCAACAGATAAACTGACAGGAAATATGCCTACAGAAAAACTGATTTCTTATTTTACATCCAATAAAAAATCTACCGGTTTAAACTCTTTAAGCTTTGAAAGTGCTTATAACGAAGCTTCGAAATTATTTGGTAAATTTCATTAA
- a CDS encoding DUF3307 domain-containing protein: protein MILFIKLLLAHLLGDFIWQPNSWVADKEAKKHKSIYLYLHILLHGILAAILVGEIQFIPYAVLIAVTHGIIDLIKLNFQKKKTKRTWFVLDQIAHVLILIGVVLLYKGEPIQFQWFNNQFWILITGVLLITKPTSIFIKTIISIWTPESQNSHKDNSLATAGNYIGILERLFVFCFILTGHFEAIGFLLAAKSIFRFGDLKEAKDRKLTEYVMIGTLMSFGISIITGLIVQALLLQLL from the coding sequence ATGATTTTATTTATAAAACTACTTTTAGCACATTTATTAGGCGATTTTATATGGCAGCCAAACTCATGGGTAGCGGACAAAGAAGCTAAAAAACATAAAAGTATTTATTTATATCTTCATATTCTCTTACACGGAATCCTGGCTGCAATTTTGGTTGGGGAAATTCAGTTTATACCATATGCTGTTTTAATTGCCGTTACGCATGGCATTATCGATTTGATCAAACTCAATTTTCAGAAGAAAAAAACAAAACGTACCTGGTTTGTCCTGGACCAAATTGCGCATGTTTTAATTTTAATTGGAGTTGTATTACTTTACAAAGGCGAACCAATACAGTTTCAATGGTTCAATAATCAGTTTTGGATTTTAATCACCGGTGTTTTATTGATTACCAAACCTACTTCTATTTTTATTAAAACCATTATTTCGATCTGGACGCCGGAAAGCCAGAATAGTCACAAAGATAATTCGCTTGCTACGGCAGGAAATTATATTGGAATACTGGAAAGACTATTTGTGTTCTGTTTCATCTTAACAGGGCATTTTGAAGCGATTGGATTTTTATTGGCTGCTAAATCTATTTTTAGATTTGGAGATCTAAAAGAGGCTAAAGACAGAAAACTCACCGAGTACGTTATGATTGGTACTTTGATGAGTTTTGGAATTTCTATTATTACAGGATTAATTGTTCAGGCGCTGCTTTTACAATTGCTCTAG